A window of the Dioscorea cayenensis subsp. rotundata cultivar TDr96_F1 chromosome 14, TDr96_F1_v2_PseudoChromosome.rev07_lg8_w22 25.fasta, whole genome shotgun sequence genome harbors these coding sequences:
- the LOC120275253 gene encoding 50S ribosomal protein L19, chloroplastic-like, with the protein MQSIWRSLCGSGFHFSKSLICAGGQPVNHLQQTSGHLNRVLGNEPIFSGYKTLSSNGIYQSVNSGANFLIRSMTTSVNPEISDGQDSSGASPEVIHPPRIKFKRLDKTARHIMNILDKEAVEKVRSEREIPAIEPGYIVQLKVEVPENKRRVSVLKGIVIATRNAGLHSTFRLRRLVAGVGVESVFPLYSPNIKEFKVLEKKKVRRAKLYYLRDRMNALKK; encoded by the exons ATGCAATCGATTTGGCGGAGTTTGTGTGGAAGTGGATTTCACTTTTCCAAATCCTTGATTTGTGCGGGAGGGCAACCTGTGAACCATCTTCAACAAACTTCGGGCCATTTGAATCGGGTTTTG GGAAATGAACCGATTTTCTCTGGATACAAGACATTATCTAGTAATGGGATATATCAATCTGTGAATTCTGGAGCTAATTTTCTCATTAGGAGCATGACTACATCGGTTAATCCTGAAATTTCTGATGGGCAAGATAGTTCTGGGGCGTCCCCCGAAGTTATTCATCCTCCGcgtattaaatttaaaagactAGACAAAACGGCAAGGCATATAATGAAT ATTTTGGACAAAGAAGCAGTTGAGAAAGTTCGATCGGAGAGAGAGATACCAGCCATTGAACCTGGCTATATTGTCCAGCTTAAAGTG GAAGTGCCTGAGAACAAGCGTCGTGTTTCAGTATTGAAAGGCATTGTTATAGCAACACGAAATGCCGGTCTACATTCCACATTCAGGTTACGAAGGCTTGTAGCTGGTGTTGGAGTAGAATCTGTTTTCCCCTT ATACTCTCCAAACATCAAGGAATTTAAGGTtttggagaaaaagaaagtaCGAAGAGCGAAGCTTTACTACCTAAGGGACAGGATGAATGCCCTAAAGAAATGA